The following proteins come from a genomic window of Trifolium pratense cultivar HEN17-A07 linkage group LG4, ARS_RC_1.1, whole genome shotgun sequence:
- the LOC123921608 gene encoding chalcone synthase 1B, protein MCFIYQFSLLKCIYIPTFLKDKYSNTPFDLFLSSCYVAYQQTLLSHQPFQFFSITYLSVLTIFSSFLLTLDSEKMVNVDEIRQAQRAEGPATVLAIGTATPPNCVDQSTYPDYYFRITNSEHKTELKEKFQRMCDKSMIKKRYMYLTEEILKENPSVCEYMAPSLDARQDMVVVEVPRLGKEAATKAIKEWGQPKSKITHLIFCTTSGVDMPGADYQLTKLLGLRPYVKRYMMYQQGCFAGGTVLRLAKDLAENNKGARVLVVCSEITAVTFRGPSDTHLDSLVGQALFGDGAAAVIVGSDPLPQVEKPLFELVWTAQTILPDSEGAIDGHLREVGLTFHLLKDVPGLISKNIEKALVEAFQPLGISDYNSIFWIAHPGGPAILDQVEDKLSLQPEKMQATRHVLSEYGNMSSACVLFILDEMRRKSKEDGLATTGEGLEWGVLFGFGPGLTVETVVLHSVAT, encoded by the exons ATGTGTTTCATCTACCAGTTCTCTCTCCTTAAGTGTATATATATACCTACATTTCTTAAGGACAAATATAGCAACACAccctttgatttatttttgagttcTTGTTACGTGGCATATCAACAAACGTTGCTAAGTCATCAACCATTCCAATTCTTTAGTATAACCTATCTATCAGTACTCACTATCTTTTCTTCCTTCCTGCTAACTTTAGACTCAGAGAAGATGGTGAATGTTGATGAGATCCGCCAGGCACAGAGAGCGGAAGGCCCTGCCACTGTGTTGGCAATCGGCACTGCAACTCCTCCAAACTGTGTGGATCAGAGTACATACCCAGACTACTACTTCCGCATCACAAACAGTGAGCACAAGACTGAGCTCAAAGAAAAATTCCAGCGCATGT GTGATAAATCAATGATAAAGAAGAGATACATGTACTTGACAGAAGAGATCCTGAAAGAGAATCCAAGTGTATGCGAGTACATGGCACCTTCATTGGATGCAAGACAAGACATGGTGGTCGTGGAAGTACCAAGGCTAGGTAAAGAGGCAGCAACGAAGGCAATTAAGGAATGGGGTCAACCTAAGTCCAAGATTACCCACCTCATCTTTTGTACCACCAGTGGTGTGGACATGCCCGGTGCCGACTATCAGCTCACAAAGCTCTTAGGCCTGCGTCCATATGTGAAGCGTTACATGATGTATCAACAAGGTTGTTTTGCTGGTGGCACGGTGCTTCGTTTGGCTAAAGACTTGGCTGAAAACAACAAAGGTGCTCGTGTTTTGGTGGTTTGTTCAGAGATAACTGCAGTTACTTTCCGTGGACCTAGTGACACTCATCTTGATAGTCTTGTGGGGCAAGCATTGTTTGGAGATGGTGCAGCAGCTGTGATTGTAGGTTCAGACCCATTACCACAAGTTGAGAAGCCCTTGTTTGAATTGGTATGGACTGCACAAACAATCCTTCCAGATAGTGAAGGAGCCATTGATGGTCACCTTCGTGAAGTCGGGCTGACATTCCATCTCCTCAAGGATGTTCCTGGACTAATCTCAAAGAACATTGAGAAAGCTCTTGTtgaggcctttcaacctttgGGTATCTCTGATTACAATTCCATATTTTGGATCGCACACCCTGGTGGACCTGCAATTCTGGACCAAGTGGAAGACAAATTAAGCTTACAGCCAGAGAAAATGCAAGCCACCCGACATGTGCTCAGTGAGTATGGTAACATGTCAAGTGCGTGTGTGTTATTCATCTTGGATGAGATGAGGAGGAAGTCAAAAGAAGATGGACTTGCCACAACAGGCGAGGGGCTGGAATGGGGTGTACTATTCGGTTTCGGACCTGGACTCACTGTCGAGACTGTAGTGCTGCACAGTGTTGCCACTTAA
- the LOC123921613 gene encoding nuclear pore complex protein NUP50A, whose protein sequence is MADAENALQSTKKRAAGRELTKDTPIDDEEDDVDLEAGTFKKASDEVLATRRIIKVARRQHTNSAPSSNPFAGIRLAAPTESSVKPIEATAETEPEKAKDEETKQPESKTLEVENKSTSNNDAAEKDNAGKELVEKESDNSKVDNEEIKDGSKIENEDKKEATNKESSDEINKEPSTEEKNTENNDKNGNSESKDKEDNKVSDEPTAEGGPFKSFQQLSSSQNAFTGLAGTGFSSSLFSFGTSTNDGSALGSGPGSIFGLKTDQPLGLGLSNTGSSGFGSSGASSVSKIETLQEVVVETGEENEEVVFNADSVLFEFADGGWKERGKGEVKVNVTSGTEKKARVLMRSKGNYRLILNARLYPEMKLTNMEKKGVTFACATEGKAGLSTFALKFKDGSIVEDFKAAITAHKGEASTIVKTPENSPKASDV, encoded by the coding sequence ATGGCGGATGCTGAGAATGCCCTACAGTCGACAAAGAAAAGGGCTGCTGGACGGGAGCTCACCAAAGACACTCCTATTGACGATGAGGAAGATGACGTTGACCTTGAAGCTGGGACTTTCAAGAAAGCCAGTGATGAGGTTCTGGCAACCAGAAGAATCATCAAAGTAGCACGTCGCCAACATACTAATTCTGCCCCTTCTTCAAACCCTTTCGCTGGAATACGCTTGGCTGCTCCTACTGAATCCAGTGTCAAGCCCATTGAAGCTACTGCTGAAACTGAACCAGAGAAAGCTAAAGACGAAGAAACTAAGCAGCCAGAAAGCAAAACTCTTGAGGTGGAAAACAAATCTACTTCAAATAACGACGCTGCAGAAAAAGACAATGCAGGTAAGGAGCTTGTGGAGAAGGAGAGTGACAACTCTAAGGTAGATAATGAAGAGATTAAGGATGGAAGTAAGATTGAGAATGAGGATAAGAAGGAAGCTACCAATAAGGAGAGTTCCGATGAGATCAACAAAGAACCATCTACGGAAGAAAAAAATACCGAGAACAATGATAAGAACGGAAATAGTGAAAGCAAGGACAAGGAAGATAACAAAGTAAGTGACGAGCCTACTGCTGAAGGTGGTCCTTTCAAATCATTTCAACAGCTTTCGAGTAGTCAAAATGCCTTCACAGGTCTTGCTGGAACTGGATTTTCTTCTTCCTTGTTTTCATTCGGGACTTCAACAAACGATGGGTCTGCTTTAGGCAGTGGTCCTGGTTCTATTTTTGGATTGAAAACTGACCAGCCTTTGGGTCTTGGTTTATCCAACACTGGGAGTTCTGGTTTTGGGTCGTCAGGAGCATCTTCTGTTTCCAAGATTGAAACACTGCAGGAAGTCGTCGTTGAAACTGGCGAAGAAAATGAGGAAGTGGTTTTTAATGCAGATTCAGTGTTGTTTGAATTTGCAGATGGAGGTTGGAAGGAACGTGGAAAGGGTGAGGTGAAGGTGAATGTAACTAGTGGAACAGAAAAGAAGGCCAGAGTTCTTATGAGGTCTAAGGGTAATTACAGATTGATTTTAAATGCACGTCTTTACCCTGAAATGAAGCTCACAAACATGGAGAAGAAAGGTGTTACCTTTGCCTGTGCAACTGAAGGGAAAGCCGGTCTTTCAACATTTGCATTGAAGTTCAAGGATGGATCCATAGTAGAGGATTTTAAGGCTGCTATCACAGCACATAAGGGAGAGGCATCTACAATTGTGAAAACACCAGAAAATTCTCCCAAGGCTTCTGATGTTTGA
- the LOC123921609 gene encoding protein MLN51 homolog isoform X2 — protein sequence MANSVEEDVDYESDPKDERRRRKASDDEEEEDREREGDRDDDDSVKSEDLRVRVRSDDSDGEGGVADYDDDDDENEEIEEEEEYEEVEVEEEEEEEEEYEEVYVEKGVDGSVIVVNESVGDVIPSLGEDSAEVNTEEKKENEPFAVPTAGAFYMHDDRFRDNSGARQRRMHGGRRLWESKDDKKWGHDKFEEISVQDRRYDERRRPSRGNFRGRGRARGGTDRGGHVRGNRREYNDREYNNREFNNREYNDGSNQNQVPKVVVKGRGPRRYEPTNRRNGPAPQVQNKQSGKSQEKTSHVSSERVSKPASNAESDPVPAKKNSISSNLNYASPPFYPSGSSNKEINLAQKQDVQIGSTSRNIRPGMNEGFPVQQNNAIHRGKNVVDSISMDKLYIDESVGPSVGKPLNNVPLAPSGHASQSPFPRPAGPGRGAPIPLQMNYPHAPSHNQANKVSPMQMQAIQRSSVPGRTSTSAQAAAPQTGHRPGSGSQSSSPPKRSVSINSLDSGDLDASSESGKAKGALVGKGRGAPQGAGRGPFVYGGAQVMGAAGNMAISQGDPNFPAFLPVMQFGGQHPAGMGVPAVGMAFPGYVPGKSEMTWLPVLAGAAGALGAQYCSPYLTVDGAYGRQPGQTSAIDSSSKENNVNKANNNELKPPQKSDLVNDEYGQRQNKPRRYSEMNFGQ from the exons ATGGCTAATTCTGTTGAAGAAGATGTTGATTACGAGAGTGATCCCAAAGACGAGAGGCGGAGACGCAAGgctagtgatgatgaagaagaagaagatagagAAAGAGAAGGTGATagagatgatgatgattcagTTAAGAGTGAAGATCTTCGTGTTAGGGTTCGTTCTGATGATTCAGATGGTGAAGGTGGTGTTGCTGAttacgatgatgatgatgatgaaaatgaggaaattgaagaggaagaagaatatGAGGAagttgaagttgaagaagaagaagaagaagaagaagagtatGAGGAAGTTTATGTGGAGAAAGGTGTTGATGGTTCAGTGATTGTGGTTAATGAATCTGTTGGTGATGTTATACCCTCTTTGGGTGAAGATTCTGCTGAGGTCAATACTGAGGAGAAAAAGGAGAATGAACCATTTGCTGTTCCCACTGCTGGTGCATTTTACATGCATGATGATCGTTTCAGGGACAATTCCGGTGCCCGCCAAAG GCGGATGCATGGTGGAAGGAGATTGTGGGAGTCCAAAGATGACAAGAAATGGGGACATGATAAATTTGAGGAAATTTCAGTGCAGGATAGGCGCTATGACGAG AGGAGGAGACCTTCTaggggtaattttcgagggcgaggTAGAGCTCGTGGTGGCACAGATCGTGGGGGACATGTTCGAGGAAATAGGAGAGAATATAATGACAGAGAATATAACAACAGAGAATTTAACAACAGAGAATATAACGATGGTAGCAATCAAAATCAGGTGCCTAAGGTTGTTGTGAAAGGAAGAGGGCCACGAAGGTATGAGCCTACTAACAGAAGGAATGGTCCAGCTCCTCAGGTGCAAAATAAACA ATCTGGAAAATCTCAGGAGAAAACCTCACATGTTAGTTCAGAGAGAGTTTCCAAACCAGCATCCAATGCAGAATCTGACCCTGTGCCTGCTAAGAAAAACtcaatttcttcaaatttgaACTATGCATCCCCACCATTTTATCCATCAGGCTCttcaaacaaagaaattaaTCTGGCACAAAAACAGGATGTACAAATTGGCAGCACCAGCAGGAATATTCGCCCTGGTATGAATGAGGGTTTTCCAGTCCAACAAAACAATGCAATTCATCGGGGAAAGAATGTTGTGGATTCCATCAGCATGGATAAGTTGTATATTGATGAGTCTGTCGGCCCATCTGTTGGAAAGCCTTTGAACAATGTTCCTTTGGCACCATCTGGGCATGCTTCTCAGTCTCCTTTTCCCCGGCCTGCTGGGCCTGGGAGAGGTGCACCAATCCCATTACAGATGAATTATCCACATGCTCCCTCACATAATCAAGCAAATAAAGTTTCTCCAATGCAAATGCAAGCTATTCAGAGAAGTTCTGTACCGGGGCGGACTTCAACGTCTGCGCAAGCTGCTGCTCCACAGACTGGCCATCGACCTGGTAGTGGATCTCAGTCTTCATCTCCTCCAAAAAGATCTGTGTCAATTAATTCACTGGATTCTGGAGACTTGGATGCCTCCTCGGAATCAGGTAAAGCCAAAGGAGCATTGGTTGGGAAGGGAAGAGGAGCTCCCCAGGGTGCTGGAAGGGGACCTTTTGTTTATGGTGGGGCACAGGTAATGGGGGCTGCTGGAAATATGGCCATCAGTCAAGGAGACCCGAACTTCCCTGCCTTCTTGCCAG TCATGCAATTTGGGGGCCAGCATCCGGCTGGTATGGGAGTTCCTGCTGTTGGCATGGCATTCCCTGGATATGTTCCTGGAAAATCAGAAATGACATG GCTACCAGTCTTGGCTGGTGCTGCAGGGGCTTTAGGGGCTCAATACTGTTCACCATACCTTACTGTTGACGGTGCTTACGGTCGACAACCAGGACAGACCTCTGCAATTGATTCTTCAAG CAAGGAAAATAATGTGAATAAAGCTAATAATAATGAATTGAAGCCACCACAAAAATCTG ATCTGGTAAACGACGAGTATGGACAAAGACAGAATAAACCTCGCAG ATATTCGGAGATGAATTTTGGTCAGTGA
- the LOC123921609 gene encoding protein MLN51 homolog isoform X1, whose amino-acid sequence MANSVEEDVDYESDPKDERRRRKASDDEEEEDREREGDRDDDDSVKSEDLRVRVRSDDSDGEGGVADYDDDDDENEEIEEEEEYEEVEVEEEEEEEEEYEEVYVEKGVDGSVIVVNESVGDVIPSLGEDSAEVNTEEKKENEPFAVPTAGAFYMHDDRFRDNSGARQRRMHGGRRLWESKDDKKWGHDKFEEISVQDRRYDERRRPSRGNFRGRGRARGGTDRGGHVRGNRREYNDREYNNREFNNREYNDGSNQNQVPKVVVKGRGPRRYEPTNRRNGPAPQVQNKQSGKSQEKTSHVSSERVSKPASNAESDPVPAKKNSISSNLNYASPPFYPSGSSNKEINLAQKQDVQIGSTSRNIRPGMNEGFPVQQNNAIHRGKNVVDSISMDKLYIDESVGPSVGKPLNNVPLAPSGHASQSPFPRPAGPGRGAPIPLQMNYPHAPSHNQANKVSPMQMQAIQRSSVPGRTSTSAQAAAPQTGHRPGSGSQSSSPPKRSVSINSLDSGDLDASSESGKAKGALVGKGRGAPQGAGRGPFVYGGAQVMGAAGNMAISQGDPNFPAFLPVMQFGGQHPAGMGVPAVGMAFPGYVPGKSEMTWLPVLAGAAGALGAQYCSPYLTVDGAYGRQPGQTSAIDSSSKENNVNKANNNELKPPQKSDLVNDEYGQRQNKPRRQVGLQNHHLIV is encoded by the exons ATGGCTAATTCTGTTGAAGAAGATGTTGATTACGAGAGTGATCCCAAAGACGAGAGGCGGAGACGCAAGgctagtgatgatgaagaagaagaagatagagAAAGAGAAGGTGATagagatgatgatgattcagTTAAGAGTGAAGATCTTCGTGTTAGGGTTCGTTCTGATGATTCAGATGGTGAAGGTGGTGTTGCTGAttacgatgatgatgatgatgaaaatgaggaaattgaagaggaagaagaatatGAGGAagttgaagttgaagaagaagaagaagaagaagaagagtatGAGGAAGTTTATGTGGAGAAAGGTGTTGATGGTTCAGTGATTGTGGTTAATGAATCTGTTGGTGATGTTATACCCTCTTTGGGTGAAGATTCTGCTGAGGTCAATACTGAGGAGAAAAAGGAGAATGAACCATTTGCTGTTCCCACTGCTGGTGCATTTTACATGCATGATGATCGTTTCAGGGACAATTCCGGTGCCCGCCAAAG GCGGATGCATGGTGGAAGGAGATTGTGGGAGTCCAAAGATGACAAGAAATGGGGACATGATAAATTTGAGGAAATTTCAGTGCAGGATAGGCGCTATGACGAG AGGAGGAGACCTTCTaggggtaattttcgagggcgaggTAGAGCTCGTGGTGGCACAGATCGTGGGGGACATGTTCGAGGAAATAGGAGAGAATATAATGACAGAGAATATAACAACAGAGAATTTAACAACAGAGAATATAACGATGGTAGCAATCAAAATCAGGTGCCTAAGGTTGTTGTGAAAGGAAGAGGGCCACGAAGGTATGAGCCTACTAACAGAAGGAATGGTCCAGCTCCTCAGGTGCAAAATAAACA ATCTGGAAAATCTCAGGAGAAAACCTCACATGTTAGTTCAGAGAGAGTTTCCAAACCAGCATCCAATGCAGAATCTGACCCTGTGCCTGCTAAGAAAAACtcaatttcttcaaatttgaACTATGCATCCCCACCATTTTATCCATCAGGCTCttcaaacaaagaaattaaTCTGGCACAAAAACAGGATGTACAAATTGGCAGCACCAGCAGGAATATTCGCCCTGGTATGAATGAGGGTTTTCCAGTCCAACAAAACAATGCAATTCATCGGGGAAAGAATGTTGTGGATTCCATCAGCATGGATAAGTTGTATATTGATGAGTCTGTCGGCCCATCTGTTGGAAAGCCTTTGAACAATGTTCCTTTGGCACCATCTGGGCATGCTTCTCAGTCTCCTTTTCCCCGGCCTGCTGGGCCTGGGAGAGGTGCACCAATCCCATTACAGATGAATTATCCACATGCTCCCTCACATAATCAAGCAAATAAAGTTTCTCCAATGCAAATGCAAGCTATTCAGAGAAGTTCTGTACCGGGGCGGACTTCAACGTCTGCGCAAGCTGCTGCTCCACAGACTGGCCATCGACCTGGTAGTGGATCTCAGTCTTCATCTCCTCCAAAAAGATCTGTGTCAATTAATTCACTGGATTCTGGAGACTTGGATGCCTCCTCGGAATCAGGTAAAGCCAAAGGAGCATTGGTTGGGAAGGGAAGAGGAGCTCCCCAGGGTGCTGGAAGGGGACCTTTTGTTTATGGTGGGGCACAGGTAATGGGGGCTGCTGGAAATATGGCCATCAGTCAAGGAGACCCGAACTTCCCTGCCTTCTTGCCAG TCATGCAATTTGGGGGCCAGCATCCGGCTGGTATGGGAGTTCCTGCTGTTGGCATGGCATTCCCTGGATATGTTCCTGGAAAATCAGAAATGACATG GCTACCAGTCTTGGCTGGTGCTGCAGGGGCTTTAGGGGCTCAATACTGTTCACCATACCTTACTGTTGACGGTGCTTACGGTCGACAACCAGGACAGACCTCTGCAATTGATTCTTCAAG CAAGGAAAATAATGTGAATAAAGCTAATAATAATGAATTGAAGCCACCACAAAAATCTG ATCTGGTAAACGACGAGTATGGACAAAGACAGAATAAACCTCGCAGGCAAGTTGGCTTGCAAAACCATCATTTAATAGTTTAG